GCCTGCGCCGGGATCTCGGCGACCGGCGCGGCGGTCTCGGCGACCTTGCGGGTACGGCGGGTCCGGGGCTTGGCCTCGGCGGCCTCGGCCGTGTCGACCACGGTCTCGGCGGTGGCGGCCGTCTTCCGCGTGCGGCGCGGCTTGGTCTGCACGGCCTCGGCGGTGTCGACGGCGGCCTCGGGAGCGGTGGCGGCCTTGCGGGTGCGGCGCGGCTTGGTCTCCGTGCCCTCGGCCGTGTCCACCGCGGTCTCGGCGGCGGCAGCCGTCTTGCGCGTACGGCGGCGCGGCGCGGCGACGGGGGCCTCGGCCTCCGCGACCTCGACGACGGCCGGCGCCTCGACGGCGACCGTCTCCGCGGCCTTGCGGGTCCGGCGGCGGGGCTTCGTCTCGGTGGCCTCGGCGACGGGCGCCTCGGGCTCCTTGACCTCGGCCACGGTCTCCGGGACCTCGACGGTGACCGGCGCCTCGACGGCGGCGGTCTCCGACCTGCGGCTACGGCGGCGGCGCGGCTTGGTCTCCGCGGCCTCGGCCGTGTCGACCGCGACCTCCGCGGCCTCGGACGTCGTGGCCGTGGTCGGCACCGACTCCAGCGAGGCGGCTCCGTTGCGGGTGCGGCGACGGCGACGCGGGGTGCGGGACGCGGACGCGTCCTCGGTCACCGCGGTCTCCTCCGGCGCGGTCGTGCCCACCGGAGCGGCGGCCCCGTCCAGCGGTGTGCCGTTGCGGGTACGACGGCGACGCCGAGGCGTACGGGCCGGGCGCTCGCGCTCGGCGGAACGGGTCTCGTCCCGGCCACCGCGGCCACCTCGGTCGCCCCGGTCGGTGCGACCGCGGCCACCACGGCCACCGGTCTCACCCAGGTCCTCGACCTCCTCCGCGGCGAGGCCCGCGCGGGTGCGGTCGCCACGCGGCAGGACACCCTTGGTGCCCGCGGGGATGTTCATCTCCTCGTAGAAGTGCGGGGAGGTGGAGTACGTCTCCGGCGGGTCGTTGAAGTTGAGCTCCAGCGCCTTGTTGATGAGCTGCCAGCGCGGGATGTCGTCCCAGTCGACGAGGGTGATCGCGATGCCCTTGGCGCCCGCGCGGCCGGTACGGCCGATGCGGTGCAGGTACGTCTTCTCGTCCTCGGGGGTCTGGTAGTTGATGACGTGGGTCACGCCCTCGACGTCGATACCGCGGGCGGCGACGTCGGTGCAGACGAGGACGTCCACCTTGCCGTTGCGGAAGGCCCGCAGCGCCTGCTCACGCGCGCCCTGGCCGAGGTCGCCGTGGACGGCGCCGGAGGCGAAGCCGCGCTGCTGGAGCTGGTCGGCGAGATCGGCGGCCGTGCGCTTGGTACGGCAGAAGACCATGGCCAGTCCGCGGCCGTCGGACTGCAGTATCCGCGCGACCATCTCGGGCTTGTCCATGTTGTGCGCGCGGTAGACGAACTGCGCGGTGTTGCGCACCGTCTGGCCCTCGTCGTCCGGCGCGGTGGCGCGGATGTGCGTGGGCTGCGACATGTAGCGGCGTGCGAGACCGATGACCGCGCCCGGCATGGTCGCCGAGAACAGCATCGTCTGGCGGCGGGCCGGCAGCAGGTTGATGATCTTCTCGACGTCGGGCAGGAAGCCCAGGTCGAGCATCTCGTCGGCCTCGTCGAGGACGAGGGCCTTGATGTGCTTGAGGCTGAGCTTCTTCTGGCCCGCGAGGTCCAGCAGTCGGCCCGGGGTGCCGACGATCACGTCGACGCCCTTCTTGAGGGCCTCGACCTGCGGCTCGTACGCCCGGCCGCCGTAGATGGCGAGAACGCGTACGTTACGGACCTTGCCCGCGGTCAGCAGGTCGTTGGTGACCTGCTGGCACAGCTCGCGCGTGGGGACGACGACGAGGGCCTGCGGGGCGTCGGTGAGGTCCTCGGGCTTCGCGCGGCCGGCCTCGACATCCGCGGGGACGGTGACGCGCTCGAGGAGCGGGAGGCCGAAGCCCAGCGTCTTGCCGGTGCCGGTCTTGGCCTGGCCGATGACGTCCGAGCCCGAAAGGGCGACGGGGAGCGTCATCTCCTGGATGGGGAAGGGGGTGATGATGCCGACGGCCTCGAGGGCTTCGGCGGTCTCGGCAAGGATTCCGAGATCTCTGAACGTCGTAGTCAGGGTTTTGCCTCTTCTGTGTGCGCGGTGCGAGGCGAGCTCGGGGGTCGTCTAGGACCGTGCTGGGGACGTCGACTGCCTTAC
Above is a window of Streptomyces sp. NBC_00490 DNA encoding:
- a CDS encoding DEAD/DEAH box helicase; translated protein: MTLPVALSGSDVIGQAKTGTGKTLGFGLPLLERVTVPADVEAGRAKPEDLTDAPQALVVVPTRELCQQVTNDLLTAGKVRNVRVLAIYGGRAYEPQVEALKKGVDVIVGTPGRLLDLAGQKKLSLKHIKALVLDEADEMLDLGFLPDVEKIINLLPARRQTMLFSATMPGAVIGLARRYMSQPTHIRATAPDDEGQTVRNTAQFVYRAHNMDKPEMVARILQSDGRGLAMVFCRTKRTAADLADQLQQRGFASGAVHGDLGQGAREQALRAFRNGKVDVLVCTDVAARGIDVEGVTHVINYQTPEDEKTYLHRIGRTGRAGAKGIAITLVDWDDIPRWQLINKALELNFNDPPETYSTSPHFYEEMNIPAGTKGVLPRGDRTRAGLAAEEVEDLGETGGRGGRGRTDRGDRGGRGGRDETRSAERERPARTPRRRRRTRNGTPLDGAAAPVGTTAPEETAVTEDASASRTPRRRRRTRNGAASLESVPTTATTSEAAEVAVDTAEAAETKPRRRRSRRSETAAVEAPVTVEVPETVAEVKEPEAPVAEATETKPRRRTRKAAETVAVEAPAVVEVAEAEAPVAAPRRRTRKTAAAAETAVDTAEGTETKPRRTRKAATAPEAAVDTAEAVQTKPRRTRKTAATAETVVDTAEAAEAKPRTRRTRKVAETAAPVAEIPAQAAEEPETKPRRTRKTAAAAETAVDTAEGTEAKPRRTRKAAAAAETAVDTAEAPAAAPRRRTRKVAEAAEAAEAVVDTAEATEAKPRTRRTRKVAETVEAAAAPEVTEAKPPRTRKVAAAAETAVDTAEGAETKPRRTRKTAAATETTEAKPTRARKSTAAATEAKPARTRKTAAAADIPAQAAEEPETKPRRRTRKVAETAES